A stretch of Arcobacter arenosus DNA encodes these proteins:
- a CDS encoding response regulator transcription factor produces MKILLVEDNEKLANAVLKKLENNGYCVDMFFDGDEGLYALESSFYDLLILDLGLPGIDGIDIIKKLRNLHKTIPILIISARDELDQRIFGLECGADDYLCKPFELNEVIARVQALLRRTKYHVHSKITYNDLVYDTQNRTLSRADKYIELSKRELAIFENLLLNLDTVLSKENIVEHISTYTESIHPSSVETYVSRIRKKLGDSINLKTARGLGYILSSK; encoded by the coding sequence ATGAAGATATTACTAGTTGAAGATAATGAAAAATTAGCAAATGCTGTTTTAAAAAAACTTGAAAACAATGGATATTGTGTTGATATGTTTTTTGATGGAGATGAGGGGCTTTATGCCTTAGAATCTTCTTTTTATGATTTATTAATTCTAGATTTAGGTCTTCCTGGAATTGATGGTATTGATATAATTAAAAAATTAAGAAATCTTCATAAGACAATACCTATACTTATAATCTCTGCACGTGATGAACTTGATCAAAGAATATTTGGCTTAGAGTGTGGAGCTGATGATTATTTATGTAAACCCTTTGAATTAAATGAAGTTATAGCAAGAGTTCAAGCACTTCTTAGAAGAACAAAATACCATGTACACAGTAAAATAACCTATAATGATTTAGTATATGACACCCAAAATAGGACTTTATCAAGGGCAGATAAATATATTGAACTAAGTAAAAGAGAATTAGCTATTTTTGAAAACCTATTACTAAATTTAGATACTGTTTTAAGTAAAGAAAATATTGTTGAACATATTAGTACTTATACAGAATCTATTCATCCCTCATCAGTTGAAACCTATGTATCAAGGATACGTAAAAAACTTGGAGATTCAATTAATCTTAAAACAGCAAGGGGATTAGGATATATTTTGAGTAGTAAATGA
- a CDS encoding universal stress protein, which translates to MNYKKLFFPIGGGNGLEERIYGALLIAKKFNIKLEVLKSVLKSNTSLYKSYAMPEELQNEIDAIINTKFDDEKKEFINLFNKVLEKVDLDDSLVHLKIKEGLRSSLVEQESKYCDLVIAAAPPSGVTTATFETSVLKSGKPVLMFPRIMRNFSMDSVIIGWNNSTEASRAVTSSIEILKQAQKVHIVSSTEYTEDSETMSNLIAYLKEHDVDASFEIVKTTRIPGQALLNAALDGNFDLIVAGAYGHKGLKELMFGGATRYLLENSTLPVFMSH; encoded by the coding sequence ATGAATTATAAAAAACTATTTTTCCCAATTGGTGGAGGGAATGGATTAGAAGAAAGAATATATGGGGCACTGCTAATAGCAAAAAAATTTAATATAAAACTGGAAGTTTTAAAATCTGTACTTAAATCCAATACAAGTCTTTATAAGTCATACGCAATGCCAGAAGAGTTACAAAATGAGATTGATGCGATTATAAATACAAAGTTTGATGATGAAAAAAAAGAGTTTATCAATCTTTTTAATAAAGTTTTAGAAAAAGTTGATTTAGATGATTCTTTAGTTCATTTAAAAATAAAAGAGGGATTAAGAAGTTCTCTTGTGGAACAAGAATCAAAATATTGTGATTTAGTTATTGCAGCAGCTCCACCTTCTGGTGTAACAACGGCAACCTTTGAAACCTCAGTACTTAAAAGTGGAAAACCAGTATTAATGTTTCCACGAATAATGAGAAATTTTTCAATGGATTCTGTAATTATTGGATGGAATAATTCTACAGAAGCCTCAAGAGCAGTTACTTCTTCTATTGAGATTTTAAAACAAGCACAAAAAGTACATATTGTATCTTCTACTGAGTACACAGAAGACTCAGAAACTATGTCAAATCTTATTGCTTATTTAAAAGAGCATGATGTAGATGCAAGTTTTGAAATAGTAAAAACAACAAGAATCCCAGGACAAGCTCTTTTAAATGCTGCACTTGATGGAAATTTTGATTTAATTGTTGCAGGAGCTTATGGACATAAAGGATTAAAGGAACTAATGTTTGGTGGAGCAACTAGGTACTTATTAGAAAATTCAACCTTACCAGTTTTTATGTCTCATTAA
- the rraA gene encoding ribonuclease E activity regulator RraA gives MRQYRTADLCDENQDKKIQVLSHKFKNYGGKKRFKGRVKTIKIEKSNWAVIDVLKNESGKNKVLVIDVEEAPYGIVGDKLSTLAERNQYEAIIINGFVRDTMETKKFNIGLFALGTCPLRNFDKTPSQLGIDLYFGNVSFKEDDYIYCDEDGIIISNEKLI, from the coding sequence ATGAGACAATATAGAACAGCTGATCTTTGTGATGAAAATCAAGATAAAAAAATTCAAGTATTATCCCACAAATTCAAAAACTATGGTGGAAAAAAAAGATTTAAAGGAAGAGTAAAAACTATTAAAATTGAAAAAAGTAATTGGGCAGTAATTGATGTGCTAAAAAATGAATCAGGTAAAAATAAAGTTTTAGTTATTGATGTTGAAGAAGCTCCTTATGGTATTGTTGGAGATAAATTATCTACTCTTGCAGAAAGAAATCAATATGAAGCTATAATCATAAATGGATTTGTTAGAGATACAATGGAAACAAAAAAATTTAATATTGGACTTTTTGCACTAGGGACTTGTCCTTTAAGAAATTTTGATAAAACACCATCACAATTAGGTATTGATTTATATTTTGGAAATGTTTCTTTTAAAGAAGATGATTATATATATTGTGATGAAGATGGAATTATTATTTCAAATGAAAAGCTTATATAG
- a CDS encoding OprD family outer membrane porin → MGKSYKRSLIAAFLIVSTGSQVLASDSVVEAFTNGKVKGELKSYYFNEAYDSATSSDNSVWANGIKLGYKTDSYKGISLGATFQGADVTSIDDDANKQNKTMNAGGAVLSEAYVNYKYKNTQFKGGRQFISLPLIKGSGSRLIKESFEGYFLSNTDIPDTLISLGKITKYQTRTDAVTSTTNAASFTNSDSNTGDVGEFNKIGTNGAISLYLKNKSIENLTIQTHYVDFIDEVADLYIDAKYNFGGEFKPYIAAQYYNSNYDNSATKDSFMTGYKVGATFAGYNIHASYTSTDDDGNVNRGIGEAATASFTSATSTTGNYTAGTDTWQVGVSKKFGDLSAEVKYTSSDAELKKNDLDQIYLGLKYKFSGELKNLSLSTEYTIYDYGLGNEAKEKNELRAKLIYKF, encoded by the coding sequence ATGGGGAAATCATATAAAAGAAGCCTTATTGCTGCATTTTTAATAGTATCAACAGGTTCACAAGTTTTAGCTTCTGATTCAGTAGTAGAAGCTTTTACAAATGGAAAAGTAAAAGGTGAATTAAAATCATATTATTTTAATGAAGCTTACGATTCTGCTACATCATCAGATAATAGTGTATGGGCAAATGGTATAAAATTAGGATATAAAACTGATTCATATAAAGGGATAAGTTTAGGAGCGACATTTCAAGGAGCTGATGTTACATCTATAGATGATGATGCCAATAAACAGAATAAAACCATGAATGCTGGTGGAGCAGTTTTATCAGAAGCTTATGTAAACTACAAATATAAAAATACACAATTTAAAGGTGGTAGACAGTTTATCTCTTTACCTTTAATAAAAGGTTCTGGTTCAAGACTTATAAAAGAATCATTTGAGGGATATTTTTTATCTAACACAGATATACCTGATACACTTATCTCTTTAGGAAAAATCACTAAATATCAAACAAGAACAGATGCAGTTACATCAACAACTAATGCCGCATCATTTACAAACTCAGATTCAAATACTGGTGATGTTGGGGAATTTAATAAAATTGGAACTAATGGAGCTATATCTTTATATTTAAAGAATAAGTCAATTGAAAACTTAACTATTCAAACTCACTATGTTGATTTTATTGATGAAGTAGCTGATTTATATATTGATGCTAAATATAATTTTGGTGGAGAGTTTAAACCATATATTGCAGCACAATACTATAATTCAAACTATGATAATAGTGCAACAAAAGATAGCTTTATGACAGGATATAAAGTGGGTGCAACATTTGCAGGTTATAATATACATGCTTCATATACTTCAACAGATGATGATGGAAATGTAAATAGAGGTATTGGTGAAGCTGCAACAGCATCATTTACCTCTGCTACATCAACTACAGGAAACTATACAGCAGGAACAGATACTTGGCAAGTAGGAGTTTCTAAAAAGTTTGGTGACTTATCAGCGGAAGTGAAGTACACAAGTAGTGATGCTGAATTAAAAAAGAATGACTTAGACCAAATATATTTAGGGTTAAAATATAAATTCTCTGGTGAGCTTAAAAATCTTTCATTATCAACTGAATATACTATTTATGACTATGGTTTAGGTAATGAAGCAAAAGAAAAAAATGAATTAAGAGCAAAACTAATTTATAAATTCTAA
- a CDS encoding Bug family tripartite tricarboxylate transporter substrate binding protein, translating to MMTRKGTLFTGKMAKTILASTLALGMLVNVATAKEVSFKGKTIEWIVPYKAGGGTDKWSRFYAPLISKNLPGQPTVVIKNMPGGGSTKGANFFAKRASKDGLTIFASSASTQIPFLLGDKRVRYDYKNWKAVISSPTGGVVYVSSKLGVNSIDDLDKLSSQELKFGSQGATSMDLIALLAFDLLDIKTQPVFGMKGKKSTRLAFLRGETNIDFQTTSSYIKNVLPAQKDGRAVPLFAWGTLDDNGDFQRDPTFPNLPHFGEVYEKVHGKKPSGDAFNAWKTFFTASFPSQKMIMLPKDVSNDVVETYQNAMKKIVSDPEFKAMSEQQLGIYPQTVGEKADKLKSTATNVNDEDRKWIQNWLTTNYNVRF from the coding sequence ATGATGACTAGAAAAGGAACCCTGTTTACAGGTAAAATGGCAAAGACAATTTTAGCTTCAACTCTAGCACTAGGGATGCTAGTAAATGTTGCAACGGCAAAAGAGGTTAGTTTTAAAGGAAAAACAATTGAATGGATAGTTCCTTATAAAGCTGGTGGAGGAACTGATAAATGGAGTAGATTTTATGCTCCTTTAATTTCTAAAAATCTTCCAGGACAACCAACTGTTGTAATTAAAAATATGCCAGGTGGTGGTTCAACTAAAGGTGCAAACTTCTTTGCAAAAAGAGCTTCAAAAGATGGTTTAACAATTTTTGCTTCATCTGCTTCAACTCAAATCCCATTTCTTCTTGGAGATAAAAGAGTAAGATATGATTATAAAAACTGGAAAGCAGTAATCTCTTCACCAACTGGTGGAGTTGTTTATGTATCATCTAAACTAGGAGTTAATAGTATTGATGATTTAGATAAGCTTAGTTCTCAAGAATTAAAGTTTGGATCTCAAGGTGCAACTTCTATGGATTTAATTGCATTACTTGCATTTGATTTATTAGATATTAAAACTCAACCAGTATTTGGTATGAAAGGTAAAAAGTCAACAAGACTTGCATTTTTAAGAGGGGAAACAAATATTGATTTCCAAACTACATCTTCTTATATTAAAAATGTATTACCTGCACAAAAAGATGGTAGAGCTGTTCCTTTATTTGCGTGGGGAACACTAGATGATAATGGCGATTTCCAAAGAGACCCAACTTTCCCAAATTTACCACATTTTGGTGAAGTATATGAAAAAGTTCATGGTAAAAAACCATCAGGTGATGCCTTTAATGCATGGAAAACATTCTTTACAGCTTCATTCCCATCTCAAAAGATGATTATGTTACCAAAAGATGTATCAAATGATGTTGTTGAAACTTATCAAAATGCGATGAAAAAGATTGTTTCAGACCCAGAATTTAAAGCAATGAGTGAACAACAACTTGGTATTTATCCTCAAACAGTTGGAGAAAAAGCAGACAAGCTTAAATCAACTGCAACAAACGTAAATGATGAAGATAGAAAGTGGATTCAAAATTGGCTTACTACTAACTATAACGTTAGATTCTAA
- a CDS encoding tripartite tricarboxylate transporter permease: MAFETLMNAFSELMQIHHMIYLLGGVFLGILVGILPGLGGIVGFSIMLPFLYGMDQTSALAMLIGMVAVIPTSDTFTSVLMGIPGSSASQATVLDGYPMSKKGEAARALGAAFSASLIGGLLGALILSIFIIFARDLILKLGSAELFILGIFGLSMVGVLSGKSLYKGFIAAAIGLLLGSVGSAPATGEFRMTMDSYYLYDGIKLVILGLGVYAVPEIISLLVENKKISKAEKLGGSFVQGIKDVWISKWIVARCAPIGAMIGAIPGLGGSVVDWIAYGHVVQTSKDKSKFGKGDVRGVIAPESANNAKEGGGLVPTLLFGIPGSGSMAVFLGGLVILGIEPGPGMVNENLEVSYIIIWSLAIANVVGTGTCMLLSNKISKITTIPYGYVAPFMLMIIFFAALQATRSLEDLMLLIAIGALGTLFKYFDWPRPALLIGFVLAGTIETYYYQAVQFYSWEMMERPGVIILIVFMVASVLISVYFKNRDSKKEKELNIQNKEETTNYPYSFFTGELLFIWLLMAFGLFALIDSWGHQFLGGIFPIVISSLLLFFGVILSIQITSKKRQNDILSVAITENGQLSSTWIDIWKNFLILPIFLLGTWILGFVPSLAILFMIIIRTKMKSSWLKIFIITGVAIGFLLFISHIMTLHLPTGLIYDAIIGA; encoded by the coding sequence ATGGCTTTTGAAACACTTATGAATGCATTTTCTGAATTAATGCAAATTCATCATATGATTTATCTACTTGGTGGAGTGTTTTTAGGAATTTTAGTTGGGATTTTACCAGGATTAGGAGGTATTGTAGGTTTTTCTATAATGTTACCATTTCTTTATGGTATGGATCAAACCTCAGCATTAGCAATGCTAATTGGTATGGTTGCAGTTATTCCAACCTCAGATACTTTTACTTCAGTTCTTATGGGAATACCAGGTTCTTCTGCTTCTCAAGCAACAGTTCTTGATGGATATCCTATGTCTAAAAAAGGTGAAGCAGCAAGAGCACTTGGAGCTGCATTTTCTGCTTCATTAATAGGAGGTCTTTTAGGTGCTTTAATTTTATCTATATTTATAATCTTTGCAAGGGATTTAATTTTAAAACTTGGATCTGCTGAACTATTTATTTTAGGTATTTTTGGACTTAGTATGGTTGGGGTTTTAAGTGGTAAATCTCTATATAAAGGATTTATAGCTGCTGCAATTGGGCTTCTTTTAGGATCAGTTGGTTCAGCACCAGCAACTGGTGAGTTTAGAATGACTATGGATAGCTATTATTTATATGATGGAATTAAACTTGTAATTTTAGGACTTGGTGTATATGCAGTTCCTGAAATCATCTCTTTATTAGTTGAAAATAAAAAGATTTCAAAAGCCGAAAAGCTTGGAGGAAGTTTTGTTCAAGGAATTAAAGATGTATGGATTTCAAAATGGATAGTAGCACGTTGTGCCCCAATTGGCGCTATGATTGGTGCTATTCCTGGCCTTGGAGGGAGTGTTGTTGACTGGATTGCTTATGGACATGTTGTACAAACTTCAAAGGATAAATCAAAGTTTGGTAAAGGTGATGTAAGAGGAGTTATCGCTCCTGAATCAGCAAATAATGCTAAAGAGGGTGGAGGATTAGTTCCAACACTTCTATTTGGTATTCCGGGAAGTGGTTCTATGGCTGTATTCTTAGGTGGACTTGTAATTCTTGGAATTGAACCAGGACCGGGAATGGTTAATGAGAACTTAGAGGTTTCATATATAATTATCTGGTCTTTAGCAATTGCAAATGTTGTTGGTACTGGAACTTGTATGCTTCTATCAAATAAGATTTCAAAAATAACAACTATTCCTTATGGATATGTTGCTCCATTTATGTTAATGATTATTTTCTTTGCTGCACTTCAAGCAACAAGATCTTTAGAGGATTTAATGCTTTTAATTGCAATTGGTGCATTAGGAACATTATTCAAATACTTTGACTGGCCAAGACCTGCCCTACTTATTGGTTTTGTTTTAGCTGGAACTATTGAAACATATTATTATCAAGCAGTTCAGTTTTATTCATGGGAAATGATGGAAAGACCAGGTGTAATTATTTTAATAGTATTTATGGTCGCTTCAGTTTTAATTAGTGTTTATTTTAAAAATAGAGACTCAAAAAAAGAGAAAGAATTAAATATACAAAATAAAGAAGAAACTACAAATTATCCGTACTCATTTTTTACAGGAGAATTATTATTTATTTGGCTTCTTATGGCATTTGGTCTATTTGCATTAATTGACTCTTGGGGACACCAATTTTTAGGTGGTATTTTCCCAATAGTAATTAGTTCATTACTTTTATTTTTTGGAGTTATATTATCAATTCAAATTACATCTAAAAAAAGACAAAATGATATTTTATCAGTTGCAATTACTGAAAATGGACAGCTTTCATCTACATGGATTGATATTTGGAAAAACTTTTTAATCCTTCCTATTTTCTTATTAGGAACTTGGATATTAGGGTTTGTTCCATCATTAGCAATTCTTTTTATGATAATAATTAGAACAAAGATGAAATCTTCTTGGTTAAAAATATTCATTATTACTGGTGTGGCAATAGGATTTCTACTATTTATAAGCCATATTATGACACTTCACCTTCCAACAGGTTTAATTTATGATGCAATAATAGGAGCATAA
- a CDS encoding 2-methylaconitate cis-trans isomerase PrpF family protein, with amino-acid sequence MMNDLKRISCILYRSGTSKGAYFLDNDLPKDKEERHNLILKIMGSPDIRQIDGIGGATTVTTKVAIISVSKREGIDLEYKFIQPSIDEAIADDKPTCGNILTAVGAFGIERGLVSVEDGETIVNVYDVNTGATITQVIQTPNRTVQYHGDFEIAGVPGTASPIKMFFKNISGGKTGDYLPTGNTYDIFDGIKATCLDISMPVVFVKAKDMGLTGYETPNELDAKKELFEKIELIREQASQKMGLGSAKGNVIPKFAIISEAKNNGDINIRYFTPTTAHPALAVSAGFCVAAGSFIKGTILHEINSKEFELGEHIVKIETPSGTIDVGVNFPTTDIKDVEGKTTRTARLLMAGEVFV; translated from the coding sequence ATGATGAATGATTTAAAAAGAATTAGCTGTATTTTATATAGATCAGGGACTTCTAAAGGTGCATATTTTTTAGATAATGATTTACCTAAAGATAAAGAGGAAAGACATAATTTAATTTTAAAGATTATGGGAAGTCCTGATATTAGACAAATTGATGGTATAGGTGGGGCAACAACAGTTACTACAAAGGTTGCTATTATATCAGTATCAAAAAGAGAAGGGATAGATTTAGAGTATAAATTTATCCAACCAAGTATAGATGAAGCAATAGCAGATGATAAACCAACATGTGGTAATATTCTCACAGCTGTTGGGGCATTTGGAATTGAAAGAGGTTTGGTATCAGTAGAAGATGGTGAAACAATAGTAAATGTATATGATGTAAATACTGGTGCAACTATTACCCAAGTAATCCAAACTCCAAATAGGACTGTTCAATACCACGGTGACTTTGAGATAGCTGGAGTTCCAGGTACAGCTTCTCCTATAAAAATGTTTTTTAAAAATATAAGTGGTGGGAAAACAGGAGATTATCTTCCTACTGGAAATACATATGATATTTTTGATGGGATTAAGGCAACTTGTTTAGATATCTCTATGCCAGTTGTTTTTGTAAAAGCTAAGGATATGGGGTTAACAGGATATGAAACACCAAATGAACTTGATGCAAAAAAAGAACTTTTCGAAAAAATAGAACTAATTAGAGAACAAGCTTCACAAAAGATGGGATTAGGTAGTGCAAAAGGAAATGTAATTCCAAAATTTGCAATTATCTCAGAGGCAAAAAATAATGGGGATATAAATATTCGATATTTTACCCCAACAACTGCTCACCCAGCTCTTGCTGTTAGTGCAGGATTTTGTGTAGCAGCTGGGTCTTTTATAAAAGGGACTATTCTACATGAAATAAACTCTAAAGAGTTTGAACTTGGAGAACATATTGTAAAAATAGAAACACCTTCAGGAACAATTGATGTTGGAGTAAATTTTCCTACAACAGATATAAAAGATGTGGAAGGGAAAACAACAAGAACGGCTAGACTTCTAATGGCCGGAGAGGTTTTTGTATAA
- a CDS encoding sulfite exporter TauE/SafE family protein, producing the protein MDFFYLPLEIFDIFILIICCFIGAAISTTVGSGGGLLVIGGMSMILPPTALLSIHALTQSGSGLLRAFLFRKSFFVRFFVLFMSGSLIGYTLSIYFLISLPEYIMKLSLGVGIIVLNLLPNLKFEKVSNLLIVIFGIITGFLTMFVGVMGPLIAIFLSSILTKRHLIVGTLAWCVSFQNFGKAIIFGGLGFDYTPWIFLIFLLILFSYLGTLAGKKLLDKSSNELFKMILKVVILILGSKLIYDGIVLM; encoded by the coding sequence ATGGACTTTTTTTATCTTCCATTAGAAATTTTTGATATATTTATATTAATAATATGCTGTTTTATAGGAGCAGCAATATCAACAACAGTTGGTTCTGGTGGAGGACTTTTAGTAATAGGAGGGATGAGTATGATTCTTCCTCCTACTGCACTTCTTTCAATTCATGCACTTACACAATCAGGCTCAGGACTTTTACGTGCTTTTCTTTTTAGAAAATCTTTTTTTGTAAGATTTTTTGTTCTTTTTATGAGTGGAAGCCTTATAGGATATACTTTAAGTATCTACTTTTTAATATCTTTACCTGAATATATAATGAAACTTTCTTTGGGAGTTGGAATTATTGTATTAAACCTACTTCCTAATTTAAAATTTGAAAAAGTATCTAATCTTCTAATTGTAATTTTTGGTATAATAACAGGGTTCTTAACAATGTTTGTTGGTGTTATGGGACCATTGATTGCAATTTTTTTATCTTCAATTTTAACAAAAAGACATCTAATAGTTGGAACTCTTGCTTGGTGTGTATCTTTTCAAAATTTTGGAAAAGCAATTATTTTTGGTGGATTAGGGTTTGATTATACTCCTTGGATATTTTTAATTTTTTTATTAATCCTATTTTCATATTTAGGAACACTTGCCGGTAAAAAACTTCTTGATAAAAGTAGTAATGAGCTGTTTAAAATGATTTTAAAAGTTGTTATACTTATATTAGGAAGTAAATTAATTTATGATGGAATTGTTTTGATGTAA
- a CDS encoding tripartite tricarboxylate transporter substrate-binding protein, whose protein sequence is MRYIFLFFILLRSLLFSLDYPNKPIEFVVGLGEGGSADRMTRNMASLLQEELGVYINVKTIKTNGSLDAANYVLKEPHDGYKVFCSTFSPYLLNLIISKKTDFSLDDFEIINLQWFEQDFIAVEKDSEFNSIIEVLNYIKKNPKELKVALINKSSGHILFKLLLEKFDIPFKDVNIKLYSGGGSARKALLESKVDLLIIAAQGSEKYREDIKPLAIVSSKPSKRWDAPTLNDTIKDTGITIPIIDGPIRGIAVSKKFKEDFPHRFRILENAIKKTLAKKSVHRYLKRKNIGYTWIGSKNSTKILRNSYEDFKKYNYLIED, encoded by the coding sequence ATGAGATATATCTTTTTATTTTTTATTTTGTTAAGAAGTTTGCTTTTTTCACTTGACTATCCAAATAAACCAATTGAGTTTGTAGTTGGTCTTGGAGAAGGTGGAAGTGCAGATAGGATGACAAGAAATATGGCATCACTCCTTCAAGAAGAGTTAGGTGTTTATATAAATGTAAAAACAATTAAAACTAATGGTTCTTTAGATGCTGCTAATTATGTTTTAAAAGAACCCCATGATGGATATAAAGTATTTTGTTCTACTTTTTCTCCATATTTATTAAATCTAATAATAAGTAAAAAAACAGATTTTTCATTAGATGATTTTGAAATAATAAATCTTCAATGGTTTGAACAAGATTTCATTGCAGTTGAAAAAGACTCTGAATTTAACTCTATAATTGAAGTTTTAAATTATATAAAGAAAAATCCAAAAGAGTTAAAAGTAGCACTAATAAATAAATCAAGTGGACATATTCTTTTTAAACTATTACTAGAGAAATTTGATATTCCTTTTAAAGATGTAAATATAAAACTTTATAGTGGAGGGGGAAGTGCAAGGAAAGCATTACTTGAATCAAAGGTTGATCTTCTTATTATTGCTGCTCAAGGAAGTGAAAAATATAGAGAAGATATTAAACCACTTGCTATTGTATCAAGCAAACCTTCAAAAAGGTGGGATGCTCCAACATTAAATGATACAATAAAAGACACAGGTATTACAATTCCTATTATAGATGGACCCATAAGAGGAATTGCTGTTTCAAAAAAATTTAAAGAAGATTTTCCCCATAGATTTAGAATTTTAGAAAATGCAATTAAAAAGACTTTAGCAAAAAAATCTGTACATAGATATTTAAAAAGAAAGAATATTGGTTATACTTGGATAGGTTCCAAAAATTCTACAAAAATTTTAAGAAATTCATATGAAGATTTTAAAAAATACAACTATTTAATAGAAGATTAG
- a CDS encoding sensor histidine kinase, producing the protein MDKNTTSIKSSLIAWLTFPLFIFTMILFVYIYFVLEKKVTDFFDNRLKASAKSIEYSIGIKNSKLYVDIPSFSIELLSSNDKGLIYYSVVDEDNRLLVGYESLLNKKRLVDEEVIFYNTEYNNSNLRIVSYKMSLYSAGKAYNAYITLGETIEERDENINYVLSLLLIIMVIVIVSTVLITLVAVSEGLKPLNRLKKIIKKRDERDLEPLVFNAPKEVEDIVKSINILLERSRDTIDYIEQFNSDVSHQLRTPLAEMKVKLEFLYDKDDKDYIALNSLLNNMSHITEQLLLYAKTNPNTINLKRFKKQSLNAICKEYSLKTAPRVYEKGFEFAFENIEEEIFINCDQILLESMLDNIINNALHYAVDENGNPMGTITLSLERHNNTIWLNVKDEGNGVDKKFLKTIFERYYRVDSKKSGSGLGLSIVKQIATLHKAKVQAINENGLKISLIFDLPKA; encoded by the coding sequence ATGGATAAAAACACTACATCTATTAAATCAAGCCTTATTGCTTGGCTAACTTTCCCACTATTTATATTCACCATGATTCTTTTTGTATATATATATTTTGTTTTAGAAAAAAAAGTTACAGATTTTTTTGATAATAGATTAAAAGCTAGTGCTAAAAGTATTGAATACAGTATTGGAATAAAGAATTCAAAACTTTATGTTGATATACCTAGTTTTTCAATTGAGTTACTCTCTTCAAACGATAAAGGTTTAATTTACTACTCTGTGGTGGATGAAGATAATAGACTTCTTGTGGGATATGAATCTTTATTAAATAAAAAAAGACTAGTGGATGAAGAGGTTATATTTTATAATACAGAATATAATAATTCTAATTTAAGAATAGTATCATACAAAATGTCTCTTTATAGTGCAGGTAAAGCTTATAATGCATATATTACTTTAGGAGAAACCATAGAAGAAAGAGATGAGAATATAAACTACGTATTGAGTCTACTTTTAATTATAATGGTAATAGTAATAGTTTCTACTGTCTTAATAACCCTTGTTGCAGTTTCTGAGGGCTTAAAGCCACTAAATAGACTAAAGAAAATTATAAAAAAAAGAGATGAAAGAGATTTAGAACCCCTTGTTTTTAATGCACCTAAAGAGGTTGAAGATATTGTAAAAAGTATTAATATTTTGTTAGAAAGAAGTAGAGATACTATTGATTATATAGAACAATTCAACTCAGATGTATCTCATCAATTAAGAACTCCCCTTGCCGAAATGAAAGTGAAATTAGAATTTTTATATGATAAAGATGATAAAGATTATATTGCTTTAAACTCATTACTAAATAATATGTCACATATAACTGAACAGCTTCTTTTATATGCAAAAACAAACCCAAATACTATAAATTTAAAACGATTTAAAAAACAAAGTTTAAATGCTATTTGCAAAGAGTATAGTTTAAAAACTGCTCCAAGAGTATATGAAAAAGGTTTTGAATTCGCATTTGAAAATATAGAAGAAGAGATTTTTATTAATTGTGATCAAATCCTCCTTGAGAGTATGTTAGATAATATAATAAACAATGCTTTACACTATGCTGTTGATGAAAATGGAAATCCTATGGGAACAATTACTTTATCTTTAGAAAGACACAATAATACTATTTGGTTAAATGTAAAAGATGAAGGGAATGGTGTGGATAAAAAGTTCTTGAAAACTATTTTTGAGAGATACTATAGAGTTGACTCTAAAAAAAGTGGTTCAGGATTAGGACTTAGTATTGTAAAACAAATAGCAACACTTCATAAGGCTAAGGTTCAAGCAATAAATGAAAATGGATTAAAAATATCTTTAATCTTTGACTTACCAAAAGCTTAA